A window from Aquiluna borgnonia encodes these proteins:
- the rarD gene encoding EamA family transporter RarD — protein MKSGSSQSVGLLMGLGAYLIWGAFPLIINQTKFANPFEVVTWRVVFGFLFAAVLITALRRWGSIGALLKSPKKLGWLFVASVFIFINWEVYVVAVATENTIETSLGYFINPLITILFAVLFLKERLRPAQWVALTLGLVAVLVLSFDYGRLPWIALVLALSFAIYSLAKNKVGGKINALESFTLESMLIIPIAIGQFLVVASLTPIMLTSSPLHTAVLIGFGILTAVPLILFGAAASRIPLSTIGFIQYMTPILQFLTAIFILQEPMPTVRWIGFSIVWLSLIVLTVDMLNARRRAHVASAQS, from the coding sequence GTGAAGTCAGGTTCGAGTCAATCGGTCGGATTGTTAATGGGCCTGGGTGCCTACCTGATTTGGGGCGCTTTTCCGCTGATCATCAACCAAACGAAATTCGCCAACCCCTTTGAGGTCGTTACCTGGCGAGTAGTTTTTGGTTTCCTGTTTGCCGCCGTTTTGATAACTGCGCTGCGCCGCTGGGGTTCAATCGGCGCTCTTCTAAAAAGCCCAAAGAAATTGGGTTGGCTATTTGTCGCCAGCGTATTCATCTTCATCAACTGGGAGGTTTACGTCGTTGCGGTAGCCACCGAAAACACCATTGAAACCTCACTGGGGTATTTCATAAACCCGCTGATCACAATTCTGTTTGCAGTGCTATTTCTCAAAGAGCGGTTGCGCCCGGCGCAGTGGGTGGCGCTCACTCTTGGCTTAGTGGCGGTTCTGGTGTTGAGCTTTGACTACGGGCGACTGCCCTGGATCGCATTGGTGCTGGCTTTGAGCTTTGCTATCTACTCGTTGGCTAAAAATAAGGTGGGCGGGAAGATCAACGCCCTGGAGTCCTTCACTTTAGAATCCATGCTGATCATTCCGATTGCTATCGGTCAGTTCCTTGTTGTGGCGAGTCTGACGCCCATCATGCTCACAAGCTCCCCCCTGCACACCGCGGTCCTGATTGGCTTTGGCATCCTGACGGCAGTCCCACTCATTCTGTTTGGCGCTGCAGCCTCGCGCATTCCGCTCTCAACAATCGGCTTCATTCAGTACATGACGCCAATCCTGCAGTTTTTGACAGCTATCTTCATACTGCAAGAACCAATGCCCACGGTCCGCTGGATCGGATTCAGCATCGTTTGGCTTTCACTGATTGTGCTGACCGTTGACATGCTGAATGCCAGAAGAAGAGCGCATGTTGCCAGCGCTCAGAGTTGA
- the tsaD gene encoding tRNA (adenosine(37)-N6)-threonylcarbamoyltransferase complex transferase subunit TsaD, which translates to MEIREIDESALAQVMDLEHKLFPTDAWSGASMAAELRSSNTYYLGLFDVGLVGYAGLSSIPGSFSSDIQTIGVEKAYRGQGLGRKLAESLIAKAKSLGSEQVMLEVRADNPAAIKLYESLGFEHIDTRKRYYQPDDIDALIMRLEIHQPVVLGIESTCDETGVGIVRGNRLLANALHSSMDEHSKYGGVVPEVAARAHLEAIGPTLSKALSEAGLTMQDIDAVAVANGPGLAGALMVGIGAAKGLAIANRKPIYAVNHLVAHVGADVLERGSVQLPTIALLVSGGHTSLVLARDLLGDAELLGETIDDAAGEAFDKVARVLGLPYPGGPQIDQLAKDGDPKAIRFPRGLSLPKDLEKHRYDFSFSGLKTAVARHVEKQEAEGVEYSKPDVAASFREAVVDVLLTKALNACRDYGIPRLLLGGGVVANARLREEAKRRCDAEGIELRIPRFALCTDNGAMIAALGAQLVMAGRQPSSLGFGAESTLDIREVQTP; encoded by the coding sequence GTGGAAATTAGAGAAATTGACGAGTCTGCGCTCGCTCAGGTGATGGACCTTGAGCACAAACTCTTCCCCACGGATGCGTGGTCAGGGGCCAGCATGGCTGCCGAGCTCAGATCTTCAAACACCTACTACCTTGGTCTTTTTGATGTTGGCTTAGTTGGCTACGCCGGCCTCAGCTCAATTCCGGGGTCATTCAGCTCTGACATTCAGACCATCGGTGTTGAAAAGGCTTATCGAGGCCAGGGGCTAGGGCGCAAACTGGCCGAGTCGCTAATCGCCAAAGCTAAGTCCCTGGGCAGTGAGCAGGTCATGCTTGAGGTGAGGGCCGACAACCCTGCAGCAATAAAGCTCTATGAATCTCTTGGTTTTGAACACATCGATACGCGAAAGCGCTACTACCAACCCGATGATATTGATGCCTTGATCATGCGCCTTGAGATTCACCAGCCGGTGGTGCTAGGCATCGAATCCACCTGTGATGAGACCGGCGTTGGCATAGTCAGGGGCAATCGCCTGCTGGCTAACGCCCTGCACAGCTCCATGGATGAGCACTCAAAATACGGGGGAGTTGTTCCGGAGGTTGCGGCGCGTGCTCACCTCGAGGCCATTGGCCCGACGCTTTCCAAAGCCCTGAGTGAAGCGGGTTTGACCATGCAGGATATTGACGCTGTGGCGGTTGCCAATGGTCCCGGCCTAGCGGGAGCGCTCATGGTTGGGATTGGTGCAGCCAAGGGCCTGGCGATTGCCAACCGCAAACCGATTTACGCGGTGAACCACCTGGTGGCACACGTTGGTGCGGATGTGCTCGAGCGGGGATCGGTTCAGCTGCCAACCATCGCGCTGCTGGTCTCCGGTGGTCACACCTCCCTGGTGCTGGCCAGAGACTTGCTTGGAGACGCCGAGCTACTTGGTGAAACCATTGATGATGCCGCCGGTGAAGCCTTTGACAAGGTTGCCAGGGTGCTTGGTTTGCCCTATCCCGGTGGCCCACAAATCGACCAGCTTGCCAAAGACGGTGACCCAAAAGCTATTCGCTTTCCTCGAGGCCTATCGCTTCCCAAAGACCTGGAAAAACATCGCTACGACTTTTCGTTCAGCGGCTTAAAAACTGCGGTAGCCCGTCACGTTGAAAAGCAAGAAGCCGAGGGAGTTGAATATTCAAAGCCGGATGTGGCGGCAAGTTTCCGCGAGGCAGTCGTTGATGTCCTTCTCACCAAGGCGCTAAATGCCTGCCGCGATTATGGGATCCCTAGGTTGTTGCTCGGTGGTGGCGTGGTGGCGAATGCCCGGTTGCGTGAGGAGGCTAAGCGCCGATGCGATGCCGAAGGCATCGAGCTGAGAATCCCGCGATTTGCCCTCTGCACAGATAACGGTGCGATGATTGCGGCGCTGGGAGCTCAGCTGGTGATGGCGGGTAGGCAGCCAAGTTCCCTGGGATTCGGCGCTGAATCCACCCTCGATATTCGAGAAGTTCAGACTCCCTAG
- the tsaE gene encoding tRNA (adenosine(37)-N6)-threonylcarbamoyltransferase complex ATPase subunit type 1 TsaE: MQIQITDPEHMHRLGVELAGRLQAGDLVLLNGPLGAGKTTLTRGIGEGLGALGTVQSPTFVLARTHRTAKGPKLVHVDAYRLGSALELDDLDIDFERSIVVVEWARDYVDGIADSWLSVNIDRSASDEQRLVEVTGHGERWRGVQLAFGD; this comes from the coding sequence ATGCAAATTCAAATAACTGATCCAGAACACATGCATCGCCTAGGTGTTGAGCTTGCCGGCCGGTTGCAAGCCGGGGACCTGGTGTTGCTCAATGGTCCGCTCGGGGCGGGAAAAACCACCCTGACGCGCGGAATCGGAGAGGGCCTGGGTGCTTTGGGGACAGTGCAATCCCCAACGTTTGTTTTGGCAAGAACGCATCGAACCGCAAAGGGCCCAAAGCTGGTTCACGTTGATGCCTACCGCCTAGGTTCCGCACTGGAGCTGGATGACTTGGACATTGATTTTGAGCGCTCAATAGTTGTGGTTGAGTGGGCAAGGGATTACGTCGATGGCATTGCCGATAGCTGGCTGAGCGTGAACATAGACAGAAGTGCTTCAGATGAGCAGCGCCTAGTTGAGGTTACTGGTCACGGGGAACGCTGGAGAGGTGTGCAGCTTGCTTTTGGCGATTGA
- a CDS encoding DUF4190 domain-containing protein produces the protein MADKKVEPTEGSEENTPAEEAPSTSTTVAPKAKFDWSSLNTLAVVSLASAISGFAALVAVITGHISLAQIKRTGENGKAMAVTGLVLGYVNIALWIIFGVFGVIAQALMFSGGMGLQPMGPEFMEFHRGFDGMHMWQDR, from the coding sequence ATGGCAGACAAGAAAGTGGAGCCCACTGAGGGTTCCGAGGAAAACACCCCGGCAGAGGAAGCTCCATCGACCTCAACCACCGTCGCACCGAAGGCCAAGTTCGACTGGTCTTCCCTGAACACTCTCGCGGTCGTCTCTCTGGCTAGCGCCATCAGCGGTTTTGCCGCTTTGGTTGCGGTGATCACCGGACACATTTCGCTGGCGCAAATCAAGCGCACCGGTGAGAACGGTAAGGCCATGGCGGTCACCGGCCTGGTCTTGGGCTACGTCAACATTGCGCTTTGGATTATTTTTGGAGTCTTTGGTGTTATTGCTCAGGCACTGATGTTTTCAGGGGGAATGGGACTCCAGCCCATGGGACCTGAATTCATGGAATTCCATCGCGGGTTCGACGGCATGCACATGTGGCAGGACCGTTAG
- the alr gene encoding alanine racemase, whose amino-acid sequence MREIQVDLGRIQTNYRTLKQLAQPAKVMAVVKANAYGHGMHVVAQALEEIGVDALGVADLNEAIELRSAGIKTRIMCWLLQPSDDFQLAKDLEIELGVSSFEVLTKVLEVGVHHLHVKVDTGLGRNGFVQADWERLFSALAGKSISLFSHLANTSEEADLKQQAEFEAALEVASVHGVEVTERHLAATAGTLSYPAMRYEMVRVGIGVYGLNPDEREFATFGLRPAMRVVARVANFKRVEAGQGVSYGYRYVTQRPTNLILVPFGYAEGMPRIAQGAKVLVAGKSFEISGRIAMDQFVVDVGDLEVSIGDEVVIFGDTENGEPTAEELGASYGSINYEVVTRIGGRAQRVYKK is encoded by the coding sequence ATGCGCGAAATCCAAGTTGACCTGGGTCGAATTCAAACTAATTACAGAACCCTGAAGCAGTTGGCCCAACCGGCAAAGGTGATGGCTGTGGTCAAGGCAAATGCCTATGGTCACGGCATGCACGTGGTTGCCCAGGCTCTAGAGGAAATTGGCGTTGACGCACTCGGCGTTGCCGATTTAAACGAAGCCATCGAGTTGCGATCGGCGGGGATCAAAACTCGCATTATGTGCTGGCTGTTGCAGCCAAGTGACGACTTCCAACTCGCTAAAGACTTGGAGATTGAACTTGGGGTATCAAGTTTTGAAGTTTTGACAAAAGTCCTCGAGGTTGGTGTCCATCACCTTCACGTCAAAGTTGACACCGGTCTGGGGAGAAATGGTTTTGTTCAGGCAGATTGGGAGCGACTGTTTTCGGCGCTCGCTGGAAAAAGCATCAGCCTGTTTTCTCACCTTGCCAACACCTCGGAAGAGGCGGACCTGAAGCAGCAGGCTGAGTTTGAGGCTGCCCTGGAGGTTGCCAGTGTGCACGGGGTAGAGGTCACTGAACGCCACTTGGCCGCCACCGCTGGAACCCTGAGCTACCCGGCAATGCGCTACGAGATGGTGCGAGTGGGAATTGGGGTGTACGGGCTAAATCCTGACGAACGCGAATTTGCAACCTTTGGGCTTAGACCTGCGATGCGAGTTGTGGCCAGGGTGGCAAACTTCAAGCGAGTCGAGGCAGGGCAGGGTGTTTCCTACGGCTATCGATATGTGACGCAGCGACCAACCAACCTGATTCTGGTCCCCTTTGGCTATGCCGAGGGCATGCCACGGATAGCCCAGGGGGCCAAGGTGCTGGTGGCTGGCAAGTCATTTGAAATTAGTGGCCGGATAGCTATGGATCAGTTTGTGGTCGACGTCGGAGACCTTGAAGTTTCTATCGGCGACGAGGTAGTGATTTTTGGTGATACAGAAAATGGCGAACCTACAGCGGAGGAATTAGGTGCAAGTTACGGCAGCATCAACTACGAAGTGGTCACCAGGATTGGTGGCAGGGCTCAGCGGGTTTACAAGAAGTAA
- a CDS encoding class I SAM-dependent methyltransferase encodes MHPILTPEAIRLLAQVGEIDSKTDLLSVISSLRKQGHDALLVTEVVTQARLRSRAKAKFGDFAAQLLFTEAALEQATRLEVAALHAERFKSAGLTKIADLGAGIGADSLAMSALGLTVTAVEQDPQTAALLAFNLAMFSDATVLNQSAEELGLEDFDGLWLDPARRNLDRKSERHITLKPEDFSPNLNWAFALEKPKGIKLGPAFPLELIPLDAQAQWVSHAGDLVELVLWFDALRTEGQRVATMLRAGQRHEFSGSGLVQAPVGELGEFIHEPDSSLIRSGLMGEFALKHSLSAISDSIAYLSSSSEFRSPWLKTYRVIKVLPLDEREIRKELAARNIGILEIKKRGVDVTPEELRPKLKLKGEGAATLILTRVSGARKALLAEPIR; translated from the coding sequence ATGCATCCGATCCTTACCCCCGAGGCAATTCGCCTGCTGGCGCAGGTCGGGGAAATCGACTCGAAGACGGACCTGCTCTCAGTGATTTCAAGCCTTAGAAAGCAAGGTCATGATGCTCTGCTGGTGACCGAGGTGGTGACGCAAGCAAGATTGCGGTCGAGAGCGAAAGCTAAATTCGGTGACTTTGCCGCTCAGCTGCTTTTTACCGAGGCCGCCCTTGAGCAGGCAACTCGGCTTGAGGTTGCCGCCTTGCATGCCGAGCGCTTCAAGTCCGCGGGGCTGACCAAAATTGCTGACCTGGGGGCTGGAATAGGTGCCGACTCCTTGGCCATGAGCGCACTGGGGCTGACCGTAACGGCTGTCGAGCAAGACCCACAAACCGCAGCTCTGCTGGCATTTAACCTTGCTATGTTTTCCGATGCCACGGTGCTCAACCAAAGTGCAGAGGAACTAGGTCTTGAAGATTTTGATGGCCTGTGGCTCGATCCGGCTCGAAGGAATCTGGACCGCAAATCTGAACGTCACATCACCCTAAAACCCGAGGACTTCAGCCCAAACCTCAACTGGGCCTTTGCACTCGAAAAGCCAAAAGGCATAAAACTTGGACCGGCATTTCCCCTGGAGCTCATCCCTTTGGACGCCCAAGCCCAGTGGGTTTCACATGCCGGTGACCTTGTCGAATTGGTTTTATGGTTTGATGCGCTTCGCACTGAAGGTCAGCGGGTGGCGACCATGCTGAGAGCTGGACAAAGGCATGAGTTCAGCGGTTCCGGATTGGTACAGGCCCCAGTTGGTGAACTTGGTGAATTCATTCACGAACCCGACTCAAGCCTAATTCGCTCCGGCTTGATGGGGGAATTTGCACTCAAGCACTCCCTGAGTGCCATCAGCGACTCGATCGCATACCTCAGCTCAAGCTCCGAGTTCCGAAGCCCTTGGCTAAAGACCTATCGGGTCATCAAAGTGTTGCCGCTCGATGAGCGTGAAATTCGAAAGGAACTTGCGGCAAGAAACATCGGCATATTGGAAATCAAGAAGCGGGGCGTAGACGTAACGCCCGAAGAGCTGCGGCCAAAGTTGAAGTTAAAAGGTGAGGGCGCCGCCACCCTGATTCTCACCAGAGTAAGCGGCGCCCGCAAAGCACTGCTTGCTGAGCCAATTCGCTAG
- the glmS gene encoding glutamine--fructose-6-phosphate transaminase (isomerizing), with the protein MCGIVGYVGPGSTLDVLLGGLKRLEYRGYDSAGISVIDPEAGLQTRKRAGKLNVLVEDLSASPIKDAHIGIGHTRWATHGAPTDGNAHPHLGGAHQKLSLIHNGIIENFSELKAELLAQGTKFSSQTDSEVAAHLVAREFEETGDLTAAFRRVVNRLHGAFTLLCIHEDQPDLILAARRNSPLVIGLGDGENFLGSDVAAFVEHTKRAVSVGQDQIVELRRDSVLVTDFAGHPVEFEEFTVDWDASSASKGGWPSFMAKEIADQPQAVGDTLMGRIDSEGNVRLSEFEGLDQLADVTRIIITACGTAAYAGEVAKYAIEKWAKLPVSVELAHELRYRDPVLDSNTLVIAISQSGETMDTLMATRYAKERGSKVLSICNTQGATLARESDATIYTHAGPEVAVASTKAFTAQITAGLLVALALASLRQSLPKSELNELGLELLKLPRQVKQVLESLPRMRELGREYSQAKSVLFLGRNVGYPIAMEGALKLKELAYIHAEGFAAGELKHGPIALIESGQPVIVIVPSPKGPDSLHPKVVSNIQEIKARGAKVIAIAVEGDQEVSQYADEVFYTPDAHPFTVAVLAVIPLQTFALELASAKGLDVDQPRNLAKSVTVE; encoded by the coding sequence ATGTGTGGAATCGTCGGATATGTAGGTCCGGGGTCAACACTCGATGTGCTACTCGGTGGTCTAAAGCGCCTTGAGTATCGAGGCTATGACTCCGCTGGTATTTCAGTAATCGACCCCGAAGCCGGCCTTCAAACCAGAAAGCGCGCCGGCAAACTCAACGTGCTGGTAGAGGATTTATCCGCTAGCCCTATCAAGGACGCCCACATCGGAATTGGCCACACCCGCTGGGCCACCCACGGGGCTCCAACCGATGGCAATGCCCACCCTCACCTCGGAGGCGCCCATCAAAAACTATCGCTGATTCACAACGGCATCATCGAGAATTTCTCAGAGCTCAAGGCTGAGCTACTGGCTCAGGGGACGAAATTCTCCTCTCAGACCGACAGCGAGGTTGCTGCACATCTGGTGGCCAGAGAGTTCGAAGAGACCGGGGACCTAACGGCAGCATTTAGGCGCGTGGTAAACCGCCTACACGGAGCCTTCACGCTGCTTTGCATCCACGAGGACCAACCAGATTTGATTCTTGCCGCTAGGCGCAACTCTCCGCTCGTTATCGGCTTGGGCGATGGCGAGAACTTTTTGGGCAGTGACGTTGCGGCGTTTGTAGAACATACCAAGCGTGCGGTTTCTGTGGGGCAGGACCAAATTGTTGAGCTTCGTCGAGACTCGGTTTTGGTGACTGACTTCGCAGGTCACCCGGTGGAATTTGAAGAGTTCACCGTGGACTGGGATGCCTCGAGCGCTTCAAAGGGTGGCTGGCCATCCTTCATGGCCAAGGAAATAGCCGATCAGCCTCAGGCCGTGGGAGACACCCTGATGGGCCGCATTGACTCCGAGGGTAACGTTCGACTCAGTGAGTTTGAGGGGCTTGACCAATTGGCGGATGTCACCAGAATCATCATTACTGCCTGCGGAACCGCGGCCTATGCGGGCGAGGTTGCTAAGTACGCAATTGAGAAGTGGGCCAAACTTCCCGTTTCGGTAGAACTAGCTCACGAACTTCGTTACCGCGACCCGGTGCTAGATAGCAACACTTTGGTGATAGCCATTAGCCAGTCTGGTGAAACCATGGACACCCTGATGGCCACAAGGTATGCCAAAGAGCGCGGCTCAAAAGTTCTCAGCATTTGCAACACCCAGGGCGCCACCCTGGCAAGAGAGTCAGACGCCACCATCTACACCCATGCCGGTCCCGAGGTGGCGGTGGCTTCCACCAAGGCCTTCACCGCTCAAATCACAGCGGGGCTGCTGGTCGCGCTTGCGCTAGCATCGCTTCGCCAGTCGCTTCCCAAATCCGAACTAAACGAACTTGGGCTTGAGCTTTTGAAACTCCCACGCCAGGTCAAGCAAGTTCTGGAATCGCTACCGCGCATGCGTGAACTTGGGCGCGAGTACTCCCAGGCCAAATCTGTGCTGTTTTTAGGGCGCAATGTGGGATACCCGATCGCAATGGAGGGCGCGCTTAAGCTCAAGGAGCTCGCCTACATCCATGCCGAGGGCTTTGCTGCCGGTGAGCTAAAGCACGGGCCGATTGCTTTGATTGAGAGCGGCCAGCCCGTGATTGTCATTGTGCCCTCACCTAAAGGCCCAGACTCCCTGCACCCCAAGGTCGTCTCCAATATCCAGGAGATTAAGGCTCGCGGTGCAAAGGTCATCGCAATTGCGGTTGAGGGCGACCAGGAAGTCTCGCAGTATGCCGACGAGGTGTTTTACACCCCAGACGCCCACCCCTTCACGGTTGCGGTCTTGGCGGTCATTCCGCTGCAAACATTTGCGCTTGAGCTGGCGAGTGCGAAGGGGCTGGATGTTGATCAGCCTAGAAATCTGGCCAAGAGCGTTACGGTCGAGTAG
- the tsaB gene encoding tRNA (adenosine(37)-N6)-threonylcarbamoyltransferase complex dimerization subunit type 1 TsaB — protein sequence MLLAIDTSAGTSAAVYEGGALKSFVLFEDPFGHAENIGLAIAQALDQAGISPGELTSVAIGRGPAPYTGLRVGMAAGTSLAEALNLPLHGVITLDAVAFASGLERCVVVADAKRKEFFVAAYERGERVFGPEVVGPEGLTRFSDYQEITQVCDAQMIGRFAADAIARGEKLDEISALYLRSPDVAPSPGKKVSGGN from the coding sequence TTGCTTTTGGCGATTGACACCTCAGCCGGTACCTCGGCAGCTGTTTATGAGGGTGGAGCACTAAAGTCATTTGTGCTCTTCGAGGATCCCTTTGGCCATGCCGAAAACATTGGTCTCGCGATCGCTCAGGCTCTAGACCAGGCTGGAATATCACCGGGGGAACTCACGTCAGTTGCCATCGGCCGCGGACCTGCCCCCTACACCGGACTGCGGGTGGGCATGGCCGCTGGAACCTCTCTAGCAGAGGCATTGAACCTTCCCCTGCACGGAGTCATCACCTTGGATGCTGTTGCATTTGCGTCGGGGCTTGAGCGATGCGTCGTGGTGGCGGATGCCAAGCGCAAAGAATTCTTTGTCGCCGCCTACGAGCGCGGAGAGCGAGTTTTTGGACCCGAGGTTGTGGGGCCTGAAGGTCTAACTAGGTTCTCCGATTACCAGGAGATTACTCAGGTTTGCGATGCGCAAATGATTGGACGATTCGCCGCAGATGCCATCGCTAGAGGTGAAAAGCTGGATGAAATTTCTGCTCTTTACTTGAGATCCCCCGATGTCGCACCCTCTCCGGGAAAGAAGGTGAGCGGTGGAAATTAG
- a CDS encoding holo-ACP synthase yields MILGVGTDLCSIARLSESLERTPNLAQRLFHPSELGLPVNSLAARFAAKEALAKALGNPRLMQWVEIEIVKDELGKPGFVLHGQTAKNLESVGVQRIHLSLSHEQELASAFVVVEAS; encoded by the coding sequence TTGATTCTCGGAGTCGGAACCGACCTGTGCTCAATCGCTCGCCTCAGTGAATCACTGGAGCGAACCCCCAACCTCGCTCAGCGTCTTTTTCACCCTTCAGAACTTGGGCTCCCGGTGAATTCTTTGGCCGCAAGGTTTGCAGCCAAGGAGGCATTGGCAAAGGCATTGGGAAACCCACGGCTGATGCAGTGGGTGGAAATTGAAATCGTCAAGGACGAGTTGGGCAAACCTGGTTTTGTGCTGCACGGGCAAACCGCCAAGAACCTGGAGTCAGTGGGTGTGCAGCGGATTCACCTCTCGCTCTCACACGAGCAAGAACTTGCGTCGGCTTTCGTAGTGGTGGAGGCTAGCTAG
- the groES gene encoding co-chaperone GroES, producing the protein MSVSIKPLEDRIVVRPIEAEQVTASGLVIPDTAKEKPQEAEVVAVGPGRFSDEGDRIPVDVKVGDRVIFSKYGGTELKYDGKEYLVLSARDVLAIIER; encoded by the coding sequence GTGTCGGTTTCCATCAAGCCACTCGAAGATCGCATTGTTGTTCGCCCAATTGAGGCTGAGCAGGTTACTGCATCCGGTCTGGTCATTCCAGACACCGCTAAGGAAAAGCCACAGGAGGCTGAGGTAGTTGCAGTTGGTCCTGGTCGCTTCAGCGACGAGGGTGACCGTATTCCTGTCGACGTAAAGGTCGGCGACCGCGTCATCTTCTCGAAGTACGGCGGCACTGAGCTGAAGTACGACGGCAAGGAGTACCTGGTGCTTTCTGCTCGCGACGTACTGGCAATCATCGAGCGCTAA
- the coaA gene encoding type I pantothenate kinase, translating to MSGAQGLGELSPYLAIERDDWAELGKNTQLPLTEAELNNLRSLGDFLDLKEVSEVYLPVSHLLSLYATQTQDLHRTSSEFLNQKSDRTPFIIGIAGSVAVGKSTVARLLKELMSRWAGTPRVELVTTDGFLYPNAELERRGILDRKGFPESYDRKKLLKFVSDIKSGLSGVKAPVYSHLSYDIVPGEFAEVTTPDVLILEGLNVLQPPSIGQELALSDFFDFTIYIDAEPKNIEKWYLSRFMQLWTSAFTNPRSYFHRLTNELNQEQAVDRAQGFWRDINLPNLRENIEPTRSRATLVMRKGDEHRVERVLLRKI from the coding sequence ATGAGCGGAGCACAGGGCCTTGGAGAGCTATCTCCATACCTTGCCATTGAACGTGATGACTGGGCAGAGCTTGGCAAAAACACCCAGCTTCCACTCACTGAGGCAGAGCTGAACAACCTTCGCTCACTGGGTGATTTTCTAGATCTAAAAGAGGTCTCCGAGGTTTACCTCCCGGTCTCACACCTGCTTTCCCTCTACGCGACCCAGACCCAGGACTTGCATCGGACCTCGTCAGAATTCCTCAATCAAAAATCCGACCGAACCCCTTTCATAATCGGGATCGCCGGATCGGTGGCAGTGGGCAAATCCACTGTTGCAAGACTTCTCAAGGAACTCATGTCGCGCTGGGCCGGAACTCCAAGGGTCGAGCTGGTGACCACCGATGGCTTTTTGTATCCGAACGCTGAACTGGAAAGACGCGGGATTTTAGATCGCAAGGGATTCCCCGAGAGTTACGACCGCAAAAAGCTTTTGAAGTTTGTCAGTGACATTAAGTCCGGTCTGTCCGGTGTCAAAGCTCCGGTTTATTCACACCTCTCCTACGACATTGTTCCCGGGGAGTTTGCTGAGGTCACCACCCCGGATGTTCTAATTCTTGAGGGCCTGAATGTCCTGCAACCACCTTCGATTGGCCAAGAGCTGGCACTGAGTGACTTCTTTGACTTCACCATTTACATCGATGCCGAACCTAAAAACATCGAGAAGTGGTATCTATCTCGGTTTATGCAGCTCTGGACCAGTGCATTCACCAACCCCAGGTCCTATTTCCACCGCCTAACCAATGAGCTCAACCAGGAGCAGGCTGTTGATAGAGCCCAGGGCTTTTGGCGCGACATCAATCTGCCCAACCTCAGGGAAAACATTGAGCCGACTCGCTCTAGAGCAACTCTGGTGATGCGCAAGGGCGACGAGCACCGTGTTGAGCGAGTGCTACTTCGAAAGATCTAG